From Bradysia coprophila strain Holo2 chromosome IV unlocalized genomic scaffold, BU_Bcop_v1 contig_5, whole genome shotgun sequence, one genomic window encodes:
- the LOC119071581 gene encoding integumentary mucin C.1-like, with translation MKFIIVVAVLCFFCVQGSLQQFSGSNYGQGCMQGRGGEGCSNCNMQGCGGCGISSNPEILLTLYKIMFHLTTTTTTTTAPQWTVPTTSTTTASTTTTSTSTSTTTTSTTTTTTCSPLPASLVTLYQLYKSSMNDHFYTSTSSEADSAVTTYGYTKLNSPGLVALSQNCSCGVASLVPTYRLYGSNDHFYTTSKAEADYAVTIGYKREGIAWYCSPQMDLCGATLALYRYINNGDHNYVTNSSQGEGTFEGITCYMWPD, from the exons ATGAAGTTTATCATTGTCGTAGCTGTGCTCTGCTTCTTTTGCGTACAA GGCAGCCTCCAGCAGTTCTCTGGATCAAATTACGGTCAAGGATGCATGCAAGGTCGTGGTGGAGAAGGATGCAGCAATTGCAACATGCAAGGTTGCGGTGGATGTGGCATTAGTAGCAACCCAGAAATTCTACTTACGCTTTACAAAATTATGTTCCACTTAACAACTACTACCACTACTACTACAGCACCACAATGGACTG TACCTACTACATCTACTACTACTGCATCTACTACTACAACATCTACTTCTACGTCTACTACAACTACTTCTACTACTACCACTACTACTTGCAGTCCACTTCCTGCTTCTTTAg TGACATTGTATCAGCTATACAAATCTTCAATGAATGATCATTTCTACACAAGTACATCATCTGAAGCAGACAGCGCAGTGACCACTTATGGTTACACAAAACTAAATTCGCCTGGATTGGTAGCCCTGTCACAGAACTGTTCCTGTGGAGTGGCGTCACTTGTGCCTACTTATCGTTTATATGGAAGCAATGACCACTTTTACACAACATCTAAAGCCGAGGCGGATTACGCCGTTACCATAGGATATAAACGAGAAGGAATTGCGTGGTATTGCAGTCCTCAAATGGACTTATGTGGAGCGACGTTGGCATTGTATAGGTACATTAATAATGGGGACCACAACTACGTTACTAACTCTTCTCAAGGTGAAGGAACGTTTGAGGGAATCACTTGTTACATGTGGCCAGATTAG